A genomic region of Pseudochaenichthys georgianus chromosome 12, fPseGeo1.2, whole genome shotgun sequence contains the following coding sequences:
- the ptger4b gene encoding prostaglandin E receptor 4 (subtype EP4) b: MSSTAAETRFKAPTIPVIMFIFGVVGNVIAIVVLRISRKEQKETTFYTLVCGLAVTDLLGTLLASPVTIATYVKGEWPGGEPLCQYSGFILLFFFLVQLSIVFAMSVERYLAINHAYFYNEYVNQKLAALTLLAIYISNIVFCALPSLGFGQVTRQTTGTWCFIDWQNNQTTVATYNLMYAGVNSVIVLATIICNVMVCGALILMHKRFIRRTSLGTGQRRIAELRRRRSFGRLAGAEIQMVILLIATSAVVLICSIPLVLRIFVNQLFTNQTEETSGLNQDLLAIRMASVNPILDPWIYILLRKTVVLKLMEKIKCLFCKMGGRGGRNGGQFRCADGRLSSIVSRDSPSMVSRELQEKVSTSQTFLYTAEGRSVQAGTQEGSSPPDAQTLTGPREVEAPPREPRDLEERAPGRPMKELPMCPKDPALHVTFTDETANTQEKCI; encoded by the exons ATGAGCTCCACGGCAGCAGAGACGAGATTCAAAGCGCCCACCATCCCGGTGATTATGTTCATTTTCGGGGTGGTGGGAAATGTCATCGCAATCGTGGTCCTTCGGATATCACGAAAGGAACAAAAGGAGACCACTTTTTACACCCTTGTGTGTGGCCTGGCAGTGACGGACCTCCTGGGCACCCTGCTGGCCAGCCCGGTCACCATCGCCACCTACGTGAAGGGCGAGTGGCCGGGCGGTGAGCCTCTGTGCCAGTACTCCGGCTTCATCctgctcttcttcttcttggtgCAGCTCAGCATTGTGTTTGCGATGTCCGTGGAGagatacctggcaataaaccacGCATATTTCTACAACGAATACGTGAACCAAAAACTCGCCGCGCTGACTCTTTTGGCCATTTACATTTCCAACATCGTGTTTTGCGCACTTCCCAGCCTGGGGTTCGGGCAGGTGACGCGCCAGACAACGGGGACTTGGTGCTTCATTGACTGGCAGAACAACCAGACAACCGTGGCCACTTATAATTTAATGTACGCCGGTGTAAACTCAGTCATCGTGCTGGCCACCATCATATGCAACGTGATGGTGTGCGGGGCTCTCATCCTCATGCACAAGCGGTTCATCCGCCGCACGTCTCTGGGCACGGGCCAGAGGCGCATCGCGGAGCTCCGGCGCAGGCGGAGTTTCGGACGGTTGGCCGGGGCAGAGATCCAGATGGTGATCCTGCTGATAGCCACCTCCGCTGTGGTGCTCATCTGCTCCATACCTTTAGTG TTGAGGATCTTTGTGAATCAGCTGTTCACAAACCAGACAGAAGAGACTTCTGGGTTGAACCAAGACTTGCTGGCCATCCGCATGGCTTCTGTCAACCCCATCTTGGACCCTTGGATCTACATCCTGCTGAGGAAGACTGTAGTCCTCAAGCTGATGGAGAAAATCAAGTGTCTGTTCTGCAAAATGGGCGGGCGGGGGGGAAGAAACGGCGGTCAGTTCCGCTGCGCAGACGGCCGTCTTTCCTCCATCGTCTCACGAGATTCTCCCTCGATGGTGTCACGAGAGCTGCAGGAAAAGGTGAGCACCTCGCAGACCTTCCTGTACACAGCCGAGGGGAGGTCAGTACAAGCGGGGACACAGGAAGGCTCCAGTCCCCCAGATGCACAGACGTTAACGGGGCCCCGAGAGGTGGAGGCGCCTCCGAGGGAGCCGAGAGACTTAGAGGAAAGAGCGCCAGGCAGGCCAATGAAAGAGCTGCCTATGTGCCCAAAGGACCCGGCTCTGCATGTGACCTTCACTGACGAGACCGCAAACACGCAGGAGAAATGCATATGA